Proteins from a genomic interval of Methanohalophilus levihalophilus:
- a CDS encoding PAS domain-containing sensor histidine kinase produces the protein MFPLKSPFDIEDVFIEGIYLLFALFSLYMIYRLGSFSLLLGWFIFIYGLTFDFLDEFTKEPDLFSVHLEGFLTAAGLLIIAVGFYREYDSLQSLKSSLQRSNHRLELAHELSHQGVWEYDPDTKDSYFSQRCLEIAGYDSGRPFNYSTWMDLIHEDDRGLMSSTIDNLNESGNPAEINLRIIDLSGNLKWIRMRLGLDSTDSSNYSHKIVGICLDITSQKHAEDDLTRSKELREMFVDILRHDLLNPIGVIQGYAGLLSKGDHDEATKKYLQRIIQSTKKLVEMVTDASSFAKVESQKDVEFTRIDLRRVVVTTIDEMRPAWNEKGIHINFFGEHEVLVKSSKFIKNAFENLLSNAIKYSPDGSTVRVSIEDMDTYWKINVLDNGPGVLDEDKGEIFERFSRAHKGAIKGTGLGLAIVKRVMELSNGEAGVSDNPEGGSIFWISGPKF, from the coding sequence TTGTTTCCGCTGAAATCTCCTTTTGATATCGAGGATGTTTTTATTGAAGGAATATATCTTTTGTTTGCTCTTTTTTCACTTTACATGATATACAGGCTTGGAAGCTTCTCACTCTTGCTTGGGTGGTTTATTTTTATTTACGGGCTAACTTTTGATTTTCTGGATGAGTTCACAAAAGAACCTGATCTTTTTAGCGTACACCTTGAGGGATTTCTCACAGCTGCAGGCCTTCTTATAATTGCTGTAGGCTTCTATCGCGAGTATGACTCATTACAATCCCTGAAATCTTCCTTGCAAAGAAGCAATCATAGGCTTGAACTGGCACATGAGCTCTCCCATCAGGGTGTATGGGAATATGATCCGGATACAAAGGATTCATATTTCAGCCAACGCTGTTTGGAAATTGCGGGGTATGATTCAGGACGACCATTCAATTACTCCACATGGATGGATCTTATTCATGAGGATGATCGCGGGTTGATGTCTTCTACAATTGACAATCTTAATGAAAGCGGAAACCCTGCGGAGATAAACCTTCGCATAATTGATCTCTCCGGCAATCTGAAATGGATAAGAATGCGATTGGGCCTTGATTCAACGGATTCAAGTAACTATTCCCACAAGATTGTGGGTATATGCCTTGATATCACCTCACAAAAACATGCTGAAGACGATTTAACTCGCTCCAAAGAGCTAAGGGAAATGTTTGTTGACATCCTGAGGCATGATTTGCTAAACCCCATCGGTGTGATTCAGGGCTATGCGGGACTCCTTTCCAAGGGAGATCATGACGAGGCAACAAAAAAGTATTTGCAAAGGATAATCCAGAGCACAAAAAAGCTGGTGGAAATGGTTACTGACGCATCTTCTTTTGCAAAAGTTGAATCCCAGAAAGATGTCGAATTTACACGTATAGATCTCCGAAGGGTTGTTGTAACAACCATTGATGAAATGAGGCCTGCGTGGAATGAAAAGGGGATACATATCAATTTTTTCGGAGAACATGAGGTTCTTGTGAAATCTTCAAAATTTATCAAAAATGCTTTTGAAAATCTCCTCTCCAACGCTATTAAGTATTCACCGGATGGAAGTACAGTAAGAGTTTCCATTGAAGATATGGACACCTACTGGAAAATCAATGTTTTGGATAACGGGCCCGGGGTACTTGATGAAGATAAAGGCGAAATATTCGAGAGGTTTAGCCGGGCTCATAAGGGTGCGATAAAAGGTACGGGTCTGGGTCTTGCTATTGTTAAACGTGTTATGGAATTAAGCAACGGCGAAGCTGGTGTTTCTGATAACCCGGAGGGTGGTAGCATCTTCTGGATTAGCGGACCTAAGTTTTAA